A genome region from Ignavibacteriota bacterium includes the following:
- the pstB gene encoding phosphate ABC transporter ATP-binding protein: MTTPIIQTRRLNLYYGSFHALTDIDIDLEERKITALIGPSGCGKSTLVRVFNRMNDLIEGVHVTGDVRVHGEEIFRPDVDLIALRKRVGMVFQRPNPFPLSVAENITFGLQIHRTAQRKDFPAVVEEALRNVLLWDDLKDRLKSSALSLSLEQQQRLCIARVLTMRPEIILMDEPCSALDPIATMRIEELMRELKKQYTIVIVTHNMQQAARVSDYTAFLYLGEVVEFGETKQIFTAPRQQRTEEYITGRFG; encoded by the coding sequence ATGACGACACCCATCATACAGACCCGCCGTCTGAACCTGTACTACGGTTCGTTCCACGCGCTCACGGACATCGACATCGACCTGGAAGAGCGGAAGATCACCGCCCTCATCGGCCCGTCGGGCTGCGGCAAGTCCACCCTGGTCCGTGTCTTCAACCGCATGAACGACCTCATCGAAGGCGTCCATGTCACCGGCGATGTGCGTGTCCACGGCGAGGAGATCTTCCGTCCGGATGTGGACCTCATCGCGTTGCGCAAGCGTGTGGGGATGGTCTTCCAGCGCCCGAACCCGTTCCCGCTCTCCGTGGCAGAGAACATCACGTTCGGCCTGCAGATCCACAGGACCGCGCAGCGGAAGGACTTCCCGGCGGTGGTGGAGGAAGCACTGCGGAATGTGCTCCTGTGGGACGATCTCAAGGACCGTTTGAAATCCTCCGCGCTCAGCCTCTCCCTCGAGCAGCAGCAGCGCCTGTGCATTGCGCGGGTGCTGACGATGCGGCCGGAGATCATCCTCATGGATGAACCCTGCTCGGCCCTCGACCCGATCGCGACGATGCGGATCGAGGAACTCATGCGGGAGCTGAAGAAGCAATACACCATCGTCATCGTCACGCACAACATGCAGCAGGCAGCGCGGGTGTCGGATTACACGGCTTTTCTGTACCTTGGAGAGGTGGTGGAATTCGGGGAGACGAAGCAGATCTTCACCGCACCGCGCCAGCAGCGCACTGAAGAGTATATCACCGGCCGGTTCGGCTGA
- the pstA gene encoding phosphate ABC transporter permease PstA, which translates to MNARTEQRIAFGFLLGATLLVVMPVLIILAIIFLKGISALNLDFLLGFPESGMNAGGILPAILGTLYLVFGAVAFAVPLGVLSAIYLVEYSRDNAISRLIRLAIVNLAGVPSVVYGLFGLGIFVIFLGFGVSILSGSLTLGIMILPVIITASREALESVPKSFRLVSFSLGASRWQTIRHAVLPHALPGIMTGTILGLGRAAGETAPILFTVAAFYLPALPESVFDQTMALPYHLYVISTQVPGIREDFRFGTALVLLLLVLLLNLAAIILRYRFRKKKKW; encoded by the coding sequence ATGAACGCCCGTACTGAACAACGCATCGCCTTCGGGTTCCTCCTCGGTGCCACGCTTCTCGTGGTGATGCCCGTCCTCATCATCCTTGCGATCATCTTTCTGAAGGGCATCTCCGCCCTCAACCTGGATTTCCTCCTGGGGTTCCCCGAGAGCGGCATGAATGCCGGCGGTATCCTGCCGGCCATCCTCGGTACACTGTATCTCGTCTTCGGCGCCGTGGCCTTCGCCGTTCCCCTCGGGGTCCTCTCGGCGATCTATCTCGTGGAGTATTCGCGCGATAACGCGATCAGCCGGCTCATCCGGCTGGCCATCGTGAACCTGGCCGGCGTGCCTTCGGTCGTCTACGGCCTCTTCGGGCTCGGGATCTTCGTGATCTTCCTGGGGTTCGGAGTCTCCATCCTGTCCGGCTCTCTCACGCTTGGGATCATGATCCTCCCCGTGATCATCACGGCGTCGCGTGAAGCGCTCGAAAGCGTGCCGAAGTCGTTCCGCCTGGTCAGTTTCTCCCTCGGCGCCAGCCGGTGGCAGACCATCCGCCATGCCGTGCTGCCGCATGCGCTCCCGGGCATCATGACCGGAACGATCCTCGGGCTGGGAAGGGCAGCGGGCGAAACCGCCCCGATCCTGTTCACGGTGGCCGCCTTCTATTTGCCGGCCCTCCCGGAGTCCGTCTTCGACCAGACCATGGCCCTCCCGTACCATCTGTACGTGATCTCGACACAGGTTCCGGGCATCCGCGAAGACTTCCGGTTCGGGACCGCACTGGTGCTCCTTCTGCTCGTGCTGCTCCTGAACCTGGCTGCCATCATCCTGCGCTACCGCTTCCGCAAGAAGAAAAAGTGGTGA
- a CDS encoding zinc ribbon domain-containing protein — MPIYDYQCNECGKTYDIFHKVREVEEDILCPECGSVKHTRLLSAPSFAMKSGAPEPPPCASGGCCSGGSCGMN; from the coding sequence ATGCCGATCTACGATTATCAGTGCAATGAGTGCGGAAAGACCTACGATATCTTCCACAAGGTCCGCGAGGTCGAAGAGGATATCCTGTGCCCGGAGTGCGGATCCGTGAAGCACACGCGCCTGCTCTCGGCGCCGAGTTTTGCGATGAAGAGTGGCGCACCGGAACCCCCGCCGTGTGCGAGTGGGGGATGCTGTAGCGGCGGTTCGTGCGGGATGAATTGA
- a CDS encoding decaprenyl-phosphate phosphoribosyltransferase, whose amino-acid sequence MKAVTAPILAAIKLIRPKQWIKNGFVFAPLVFAKELFQPEPLLLTVRTFAAFCLTASMVYIINDMIDVEADRAHPKKRLRPLAARTISVPAAFGILALLLVADVFLVTGMPEKFLFLLGAYFLMNLAYTFKLKEIFLLDVFIIAAGFMLRVLGGAYAISVYVSSWLILCTLFISLFLGFAKRRGEIVAMQAAGAMPERKVLQHYRLGVLDQMLTITAAGTVISYALYTVAPRTVTVFGTDKLIYTTVFVMYGVFRYMHLIHTTEAVENPAAVVSSDFPIIANVLLWIASCVVLIYFTGIVG is encoded by the coding sequence ATGAAAGCAGTCACGGCACCCATCCTCGCAGCGATCAAGCTCATCCGCCCCAAGCAGTGGATCAAGAACGGCTTCGTGTTCGCGCCGCTCGTCTTCGCCAAGGAGCTCTTCCAGCCGGAACCCCTTCTGCTGACGGTGCGTACCTTCGCGGCATTCTGCCTGACCGCCAGCATGGTCTATATCATCAACGATATGATCGATGTGGAAGCGGACCGTGCCCACCCCAAGAAGAGACTGCGCCCCCTCGCGGCCCGCACGATCTCGGTCCCCGCGGCCTTCGGCATCCTCGCCCTGCTGCTCGTGGCGGACGTGTTCCTGGTGACCGGCATGCCGGAGAAGTTTCTCTTCCTCCTCGGCGCGTATTTCCTGATGAATCTGGCCTATACCTTCAAGCTGAAAGAGATCTTCCTTCTGGACGTGTTCATCATCGCCGCAGGGTTCATGCTCCGCGTCCTGGGCGGCGCCTATGCCATCTCGGTCTACGTCTCGAGCTGGCTGATCCTCTGCACCCTTTTCATCTCCCTGTTCCTCGGATTCGCCAAACGGCGGGGGGAGATCGTCGCCATGCAGGCAGCGGGCGCAATGCCCGAACGGAAGGTGCTGCAGCATTACCGCCTGGGTGTGCTGGACCAGATGCTCACGATCACGGCTGCGGGCACCGTCATCTCGTACGCGCTGTACACGGTGGCGCCGCGGACCGTCACGGTGTTCGGAACGGACAAGCTCATCTACACGACCGTGTTCGTCATGTACGGCGTGTTCCGGTACATGCACCTCATCCACACGACCGAAGCCGTGGAGAACCCGGCCGCCGTCGTCTCATCCGATTTCCCCATCATCGCGAACGTCCTGCTGTGGATCGCTTCCTGCGTGGTGCTGATCTACTTCACCGGGATCGTCGGCTGA
- the phoU gene encoding phosphate signaling complex protein PhoU, protein MERHFDRELESLKTMLMKMASMAEDNFHNAIRSLVERNVELAQQVIRTDGRVDALELEIDNAIVDMLALQKPVASDLRLIIAAQKINNDLERISDHAVNIAQSAQTLTASAALPSLLQIPQMAEMTRSMLRDALDAFLHLEPDKARAVCKQDDQVDDINRSNAREVIGFIGAKTLPVEEGVDLIRVSRNLERVADLATNIAEEVVFLTQARVMKHHAEEKK, encoded by the coding sequence ATGGAACGTCATTTCGACCGTGAACTGGAAAGCCTGAAGACCATGCTGATGAAGATGGCGAGCATGGCGGAGGACAATTTCCACAATGCCATCCGTTCCCTCGTGGAGCGGAATGTGGAGCTCGCGCAGCAGGTGATCCGGACGGACGGGCGTGTTGATGCGCTGGAGCTGGAGATCGATAATGCCATCGTGGATATGCTCGCACTGCAGAAGCCGGTGGCGAGCGACCTGCGCCTCATCATCGCGGCACAGAAGATCAACAACGACCTCGAACGCATCAGCGACCACGCAGTGAACATCGCGCAGTCGGCCCAGACGCTGACCGCGTCGGCGGCGTTGCCGTCGCTCCTGCAGATCCCGCAGATGGCGGAAATGACGCGTTCGATGCTGCGCGATGCCCTGGATGCATTCCTGCATCTGGAGCCGGACAAGGCGCGCGCCGTGTGCAAGCAGGACGACCAGGTGGACGACATCAACCGTTCGAACGCCCGCGAGGTGATCGGGTTCATCGGTGCGAAGACGCTGCCGGTGGAGGAAGGGGTGGACCTCATCCGTGTGAGCCGTAACCTGGAGCGCGTGGCCGATCTTGCCACGAACATCGCCGAAGAGGTCGTGTTCCTCACCCAGGCGCGGGTGATGAAGCATCACGCCGAGGAGAAGAAGTAG
- a CDS encoding leucyl/phenylalanyl-tRNA--protein transferase gives MLTPDILLDAYRIGFFPMAESRDGPLSWYSPDPRGIIPLRPGNIPRSVRKLVRDGRFEVRFDTSFEQVMRACAEREETWISEEIIAVYTALFKVGYGHSVEAWEGGALVGGLYGVAIGGAFFGESMFSRVSGTSKVALASLIVRLEASGFSLLDSQYITPHLAQFGAIEVPRIEYLALLENALEIDVSFND, from the coding sequence ATCCTCACACCCGATATCCTGCTCGATGCGTATCGTATCGGCTTCTTTCCGATGGCGGAGAGCCGGGACGGCCCGCTCTCGTGGTATTCTCCCGACCCGCGCGGGATCATTCCCCTCAGGCCGGGCAACATCCCCAGGAGCGTACGCAAGCTCGTCCGCGACGGACGGTTCGAGGTGCGGTTCGACACGTCCTTCGAGCAGGTCATGCGGGCATGTGCGGAGCGTGAGGAGACGTGGATCTCCGAGGAGATCATCGCGGTCTATACCGCGCTTTTCAAGGTCGGCTATGGGCACAGCGTCGAGGCCTGGGAAGGTGGAGCGCTTGTGGGGGGGCTGTATGGCGTGGCGATCGGAGGAGCGTTCTTCGGGGAGTCGATGTTCAGCCGGGTATCTGGAACTTCCAAGGTTGCTCTTGCCTCGCTTATCGTACGGCTTGAAGCGTCCGGCTTTTCACTTCTGGACTCACAATACATTACCCCCCATCTTGCCCAATTTGGGGCCATCGAGGTACCTCGCATCGAGTATCTCGCCCTCCTCGAGAATGCCCTCGAAATCGACGTATCCTTCAACGACTGA
- a CDS encoding ATP-dependent Clp protease ATP-binding subunit, with protein MEGNFSNRVQDVIRLSREEALRLGHDYIGTEHLLLGVIREGEGIAVKILRNLGVDLFKLKKAIEDTVRTSGGTLTIGNIPLTKQAEKVLKITYLEAKLYKSDVIGTEHLLLSLLRDDDNIAAQILHQFNIHYDVVRGELDNIINGKPSSPQQPHQPAAEKKAEKSKTPVLDNFGHDLTKLAIEDKLDPIVGREKEIERVAQVLSRRKKNNPVLIGEPGVGKTAIAEGLAMRIVQKKVSRVLHGKRVVTLDLAALVAGTKYRGQFEERMKAVMNELEKAKDVILFIDELHTIVGAGGASGSLDASNMFKPALSRGELQCIGATTLDEYRKYIEKDGALDRRFQKIMVDPTSVDETIQILTNIAHKYEEHHGVRYQEKAIEAAARLSDRYITDRYLPDKAIDVLDESGSRVHLANIHVPQEILDLEGEVEKIKQSKNQVVKSQNFEEAARLRDMEKKLLSDLEIAKREWEMKAQDTIHEVTEEHMADVVAMMTGIPVNKIAESESAKLLKMEEALKEQVVGQDEAIAKLTKAIRRTRAGLKDPKRPIGSFIFLGPTGVGKTELAKAMARYLFDTDDALIRIDMSEYMEKFSVSRLVGAPPGYVGYEEGGQLTEKVRRKPYSVVLLDEIEKAHPDVFNLLLQVLDDGILTDSLGRRVDFKNTIMIMTSNIGTRDLKRGGIGFNAGTAKDEYGAMKSTIEEALKRVFNPEFLNRVDDTIIFHPLDKSHLLDIVQIQIRDLTKRIVAQGINIELSKAAKEFLADRGYDPAYGARPLRRAIQKYLEDPIAEELLKGKFPGGTVLQVKVNKKTNELKFVTPVTEKGDGDVEEEEKSADVS; from the coding sequence ATGGAAGGCAATTTCTCCAACCGGGTGCAGGACGTCATTCGCCTCAGCCGCGAAGAAGCATTGCGACTCGGTCATGATTATATCGGTACCGAACATCTCCTCCTCGGCGTGATCCGGGAAGGAGAAGGGATCGCTGTGAAGATCCTCCGCAACCTCGGCGTCGACCTCTTCAAACTGAAGAAGGCGATCGAGGATACGGTGCGGACCTCCGGCGGCACCCTGACCATCGGGAACATCCCGCTGACGAAGCAGGCAGAGAAGGTCCTGAAGATCACCTACCTCGAAGCGAAGCTGTACAAATCGGATGTGATCGGCACGGAGCACCTGCTCCTGTCGCTCCTCCGCGACGACGATAACATCGCTGCCCAGATCCTGCACCAGTTCAACATCCACTACGATGTGGTGCGCGGCGAACTGGACAATATCATCAACGGCAAACCCTCCAGCCCGCAGCAGCCCCACCAGCCGGCGGCGGAGAAGAAGGCCGAGAAGTCCAAGACACCGGTGCTCGACAATTTCGGGCACGACCTTACGAAGCTCGCCATCGAGGACAAGCTGGATCCGATCGTCGGCCGGGAAAAAGAGATCGAACGCGTGGCCCAGGTCCTGAGCCGCCGCAAGAAGAACAATCCCGTCCTCATCGGTGAACCGGGCGTGGGCAAGACCGCCATCGCCGAGGGCCTCGCGATGCGCATCGTCCAGAAGAAGGTCTCCCGCGTGCTCCACGGCAAGCGGGTGGTCACCCTGGACCTTGCGGCGTTGGTGGCCGGTACGAAGTACCGCGGCCAGTTCGAAGAGCGCATGAAAGCGGTCATGAATGAGCTCGAGAAGGCCAAGGACGTCATCCTGTTCATCGATGAACTCCACACGATCGTCGGTGCGGGCGGCGCCTCCGGGTCCCTGGATGCCTCCAACATGTTCAAGCCCGCGCTCTCCCGCGGCGAGCTGCAGTGCATCGGCGCCACGACCCTCGACGAGTACCGGAAGTACATCGAGAAGGACGGCGCGCTCGATCGTCGCTTCCAGAAGATCATGGTGGACCCGACGTCGGTCGATGAGACCATTCAGATCCTGACGAACATCGCACACAAGTACGAAGAGCATCATGGCGTCCGCTACCAGGAGAAGGCCATCGAAGCTGCAGCCCGGCTGAGCGACCGGTACATCACCGACCGGTACCTGCCGGATAAGGCGATCGACGTGCTGGACGAGTCCGGTTCCCGCGTCCACCTCGCTAACATCCACGTGCCGCAGGAGATCCTCGACCTGGAAGGCGAGGTCGAGAAGATCAAGCAGTCCAAGAACCAGGTCGTCAAGAGCCAGAACTTCGAAGAAGCCGCGCGGCTGCGCGACATGGAGAAGAAGCTCCTGAGCGATCTGGAGATCGCCAAGCGCGAATGGGAAATGAAGGCCCAGGACACGATCCACGAGGTGACCGAGGAGCATATGGCGGATGTGGTGGCCATGATGACCGGCATCCCGGTGAACAAGATCGCGGAATCGGAGTCCGCCAAGCTCCTCAAGATGGAGGAGGCCCTCAAGGAACAGGTCGTTGGCCAGGATGAGGCCATCGCCAAACTTACGAAGGCCATCCGCCGGACACGCGCGGGCCTCAAAGACCCGAAACGCCCCATCGGTTCGTTCATCTTCCTCGGCCCCACCGGCGTCGGCAAGACCGAACTGGCAAAGGCCATGGCGCGCTATCTCTTCGACACGGACGATGCCTTGATCCGTATCGACATGAGCGAGTACATGGAGAAGTTCAGCGTCTCCCGCCTCGTCGGTGCGCCTCCGGGCTACGTCGGCTATGAGGAGGGCGGACAGCTCACCGAAAAGGTGCGGCGCAAACCCTACAGCGTGGTGTTGCTGGATGAGATCGAGAAGGCACATCCGGACGTGTTCAACCTGCTGCTCCAGGTACTGGACGACGGCATCCTGACCGACAGTCTGGGCCGCCGGGTCGACTTCAAGAACACGATCATGATCATGACGTCGAACATCGGCACACGCGATCTGAAGCGCGGCGGCATCGGTTTCAACGCCGGCACGGCCAAGGACGAGTACGGCGCCATGAAGTCCACGATCGAAGAGGCCCTCAAGCGGGTGTTCAACCCCGAGTTCCTCAACCGCGTCGACGACACGATCATCTTCCACCCGCTCGACAAGTCGCATCTGCTGGATATCGTCCAGATCCAGATCCGCGACCTGACAAAGAGGATCGTCGCGCAGGGCATCAACATCGAACTCTCCAAAGCAGCGAAGGAGTTCCTCGCCGATCGCGGGTACGATCCGGCCTACGGCGCACGACCTCTCCGCCGGGCGATCCAGAAGTACCTGGAAGACCCGATCGCCGAAGAGCTGCTGAAAGGGAAATTCCCCGGTGGCACGGTGTTGCAGGTGAAGGTCAACAAGAAGACGAACGAACTCAAGTTCGTGACCCCCGTGACCGAAAAAGGTGACGGTGACGTCGAAGAGGAAGAGAAATCGGCTGACGTGTCGTAA
- a CDS encoding phosphate ABC transporter substrate-binding protein encodes MHRAITFAATALLLLALGLTGCSRKGKDSPSVLQIKGSDTMVNLTQAWAEEYMKRNPGISIAVTGGGSGTGISSLISNTCDIAQVSREMKNAEIQLARGKGIEPKKIVVALDGLAVIVHPSNPVTSLTLDQLADIYTGKVTSWAQLGGKDEKIVLLSREVNSGTHVYFKEHVLQHGDAANKAEFTPQALLLPSSQAIADEAAQNTSAIGYYGMGYISPKVKVVHVAKSATEPAIVPSIETVQSGAYPISRPLIMYTKGEPAGLAKAFLDFVESKEGQDVVRRLDFVPVVAR; translated from the coding sequence ATGCACCGCGCAATCACCTTCGCCGCAACGGCACTCCTCCTTCTTGCCCTCGGCCTCACCGGCTGCTCACGGAAGGGCAAGGACTCCCCCTCGGTGCTCCAGATCAAGGGCTCCGATACCATGGTCAACCTGACCCAGGCATGGGCCGAAGAATATATGAAACGCAATCCCGGGATCTCCATCGCCGTCACCGGCGGCGGATCCGGTACCGGTATCTCCTCCCTCATCAGCAATACCTGCGACATCGCCCAGGTCTCACGCGAGATGAAGAACGCCGAGATCCAGCTCGCCCGCGGCAAAGGCATTGAACCGAAAAAGATCGTGGTCGCCCTCGACGGACTTGCCGTCATCGTGCACCCCTCCAATCCCGTCACGAGCCTGACCCTCGACCAGCTTGCCGATATCTACACCGGAAAGGTCACGTCGTGGGCCCAGCTCGGCGGCAAGGACGAAAAGATCGTGCTCCTCTCGCGCGAAGTGAATTCCGGCACCCACGTGTACTTCAAAGAACATGTCCTCCAGCACGGCGATGCCGCGAACAAGGCGGAATTCACCCCGCAGGCCCTCCTTCTGCCAAGCTCGCAGGCGATCGCCGATGAAGCGGCACAGAATACGAGTGCCATCGGCTACTATGGCATGGGCTACATCTCTCCGAAAGTGAAGGTGGTCCACGTGGCGAAGAGCGCAACCGAACCCGCCATCGTGCCAAGCATCGAAACGGTCCAGAGCGGCGCCTATCCCATCTCCCGTCCGCTCATCATGTACACGAAGGGCGAACCCGCCGGACTCGCGAAGGCATTCCTCGACTTCGTGGAATCCAAGGAAGGGCAGGATGTCGTCCGCCGCCTGGATTTCGTTCCGGTCGTTGCGCGGTGA
- a CDS encoding zinc-binding dehydrogenase, translated as MKAAFVTRYGGPEVLEFRDAAIPEPGPDQVLVKVRCIGLNFADIVGRFGAYPGTPKPPYIPGLEFSGDVVRIGSGVTKFSGRERIMGYSKLGSHAEYVLVNQHYATAAPEQMSYEEAASFLVSMLSAYHGLVRLANLHTGERILVHAAAGGVGLASVQIGRHLNAEVFATAGTDEKVEIAKSFGAHHVINYTTDAFEKKIDGLTEGYGVDVVMDSVGGEVFKKSWALLAPMGRYLLLGVSSMTTADGNLTRAMIVDAYEQMKPIFPPGLIHINKGIFGFNLGLITGKERYFEEAAGELLTWYRLGALRPLVGKVFPFREIVEAHRYLQNRQSVGKVVVRMDE; from the coding sequence ATGAAAGCAGCCTTTGTCACCCGCTACGGCGGTCCCGAGGTCCTCGAGTTCCGGGACGCTGCCATCCCCGAGCCCGGGCCTGACCAGGTTCTTGTGAAGGTCCGCTGCATCGGATTGAACTTTGCCGATATCGTGGGACGGTTCGGCGCGTACCCCGGCACCCCGAAGCCGCCATACATCCCCGGGCTGGAGTTCTCCGGGGATGTCGTGCGCATCGGCTCGGGCGTGACCAAGTTCTCCGGCCGTGAGCGCATCATGGGGTACAGCAAGCTCGGCAGCCACGCGGAGTATGTGCTGGTGAATCAGCACTATGCCACCGCCGCCCCCGAACAGATGTCGTACGAGGAAGCAGCGTCGTTCCTGGTCTCGATGCTCAGTGCGTATCACGGACTGGTGCGTCTCGCGAACCTGCACACCGGCGAACGGATCCTCGTGCATGCGGCGGCGGGGGGTGTGGGACTCGCATCCGTCCAGATCGGCCGTCATCTGAATGCGGAGGTGTTCGCGACCGCGGGGACGGACGAGAAGGTGGAGATCGCGAAGAGTTTCGGAGCGCATCATGTCATCAATTATACGACGGACGCCTTCGAGAAGAAGATCGACGGGCTCACGGAGGGCTATGGGGTCGATGTGGTCATGGACTCCGTGGGTGGCGAGGTGTTCAAGAAGAGCTGGGCATTGCTTGCCCCGATGGGACGCTATCTGCTGCTCGGGGTATCCTCGATGACGACCGCTGATGGCAATCTCACGCGTGCAATGATCGTGGATGCGTATGAGCAGATGAAGCCGATCTTCCCTCCCGGGTTGATCCATATCAACAAGGGGATCTTCGGCTTCAACCTCGGACTCATCACGGGCAAGGAGCGGTATTTTGAAGAGGCAGCAGGGGAGCTCCTGACCTGGTACCGCCTCGGTGCCTTGCGACCGCTCGTCGGCAAGGTGTTCCCGTTCCGTGAGATCGTAGAAGCGCACCGCTACCTGCAGAACCGCCAGTCGGTCGGCAAGGTGGTGGTTCGCATGGATGAATGA
- the pstC gene encoding phosphate ABC transporter permease subunit PstC: protein MKLRKIREAVIEKTIFASGITSVVIVVLIFIFLLKEGLAIFGHVNIFDFLFGQFWYPISDPPQFGVLSLLVGSVFVTLGAALISVPIGVASALYIAEIAPPKLKEILKAGIELLAAIPSVVIGFIGMVTLGPFIKETFNLSTGLTALTGSITLAFMAMPTIVSIAEDAVTAVPKQYREAAIAMGATKWQTTWRIVTYAARPGIIAAIMLGIGRVIGETMAVMMVTGNAALIPHSFLQPVRTLTATIAAEMGESVQGGDHYAALFAIGIVLFIITFLINGFADIYLHRTTRR from the coding sequence ATGAAACTCCGTAAGATCCGGGAAGCGGTGATCGAGAAGACGATCTTCGCGAGCGGCATCACCTCGGTCGTCATCGTCGTCCTCATCTTCATCTTCCTGCTGAAGGAAGGACTTGCGATCTTCGGCCACGTGAACATCTTCGATTTTCTGTTCGGCCAATTCTGGTACCCGATCTCCGACCCGCCGCAGTTCGGTGTGCTCTCGCTCCTGGTCGGCTCGGTGTTCGTTACCCTCGGCGCCGCCCTTATCTCCGTCCCCATCGGTGTTGCGAGCGCCCTGTACATCGCCGAGATCGCACCGCCGAAACTCAAGGAGATCCTGAAGGCCGGGATCGAGCTCCTCGCCGCGATCCCGTCCGTGGTGATCGGTTTCATCGGTATGGTCACCCTCGGCCCCTTCATCAAGGAAACGTTCAACCTCTCCACGGGCCTCACCGCGCTCACCGGCTCCATCACCCTGGCCTTCATGGCCATGCCCACGATCGTGTCGATCGCCGAGGATGCCGTTACCGCCGTGCCCAAACAGTACCGTGAAGCAGCCATCGCCATGGGCGCCACCAAATGGCAGACCACCTGGCGCATTGTGACCTACGCCGCGCGGCCGGGCATCATCGCCGCCATCATGCTCGGCATCGGCCGCGTGATCGGGGAGACCATGGCGGTGATGATGGTGACCGGCAACGCCGCTCTCATCCCTCATAGTTTCCTGCAGCCCGTGCGCACCCTGACGGCCACCATCGCCGCGGAAATGGGGGAAAGCGTCCAGGGAGGCGACCATTACGCCGCCCTCTTCGCCATCGGCATCGTGCTCTTCATTATCACGTTCCTGATCAACGGGTTCGCCGATATCTACCTCCACCGGACGACCCGCAGGTAA
- a CDS encoding phosphate ABC transporter ATP-binding protein: MATHISVQDLSVFYKDNAALRGLSFDIHRNEIFSIIGPANSGKSSFLQTLNRLNELNDVYRKTGTITLDGEDIDRIDVEELRARIGIVFALPFPLPMSIADNITYGPRMHGIRNKAELDRIVEQSLRDAVLWDEVKDRLDSQAMNLSGGQQQRLCIARVLAGKPEVILFDEPTSGLDPISTARVEETMLELKDRFTIVLVTNNVAQAARVGTRTAFFLMGELVELDETKKIFTMPSDSRTDEYVTGKFG; the protein is encoded by the coding sequence ATGGCGACACATATCTCCGTCCAGGACCTGAGCGTCTTCTACAAGGACAACGCCGCCCTCCGGGGGCTTTCGTTCGATATCCATCGCAACGAGATCTTCTCGATCATCGGGCCTGCGAATTCCGGGAAGAGCTCGTTCCTCCAGACACTGAACCGCCTCAACGAATTGAACGATGTGTACCGGAAGACCGGGACGATCACGCTGGACGGCGAGGACATCGACAGGATCGATGTCGAGGAACTCCGGGCCCGCATCGGTATCGTGTTCGCCCTGCCGTTCCCGCTCCCGATGTCCATCGCCGACAACATCACGTATGGTCCACGGATGCATGGCATCCGCAACAAAGCGGAACTGGACCGGATCGTGGAGCAAAGCCTCCGTGACGCGGTGCTGTGGGACGAAGTGAAGGACCGCCTGGACAGTCAGGCGATGAACCTTTCCGGCGGTCAGCAGCAGCGGCTGTGCATCGCCCGTGTGCTCGCCGGCAAGCCCGAGGTGATCCTGTTCGACGAGCCCACCTCCGGACTCGATCCGATCTCCACCGCCCGCGTGGAGGAGACGATGCTCGAGTTGAAGGACCGCTTCACGATCGTCCTGGTCACCAACAATGTGGCCCAGGCAGCGCGCGTCGGCACACGGACGGCATTCTTCCTCATGGGAGAACTCGTGGAGCTGGACGAGACCAAGAAGATCTTCACCATGCCATCGGACTCGCGTACCGACGAATACGTGACCGGGAAGTTCGGATAA